AAACCTTTGGCCCATGAGTTACCGCATCCGCAACTGGTCTGAGTATAACGTTGGATTGACGCAGCGCGGCAGCTTGACGTTTTGGCTCGATGCGTCAGTCATATCGAGTTGGGTATTGCCGTGCTTGAGTGGTCGGCGTGGTGCATCCCAGCGCTACAGTGACATTGCGATTGCGACCTTTGTGACAGTGAAATCAGTGTATGGCTTAGCCGGTCGTCAAACCGCAGGCTTTTTAGCTTCTTTATTGGGGTTAATGGGTCTATCCTTACCAGTGCCGGACCATAGCACCGTTTCCCGTCGTCAAGCCCAGCTCGAAGTGGCTTTACCCGTGGTCTCCAAACAAGGTTCAGTACATGTGGTGGTGGATTCGACGGGGATTAAGGTGTATGGCGAAGGCGAATGGAAAACCCGCCAGCATGGGATTAGCAAACGTCGGACGTGGCGCAAATTACACTTAAGTGTGGATGAAGCTACGGGGGAGATATTGAGTGCCGTCGTCAGCACCAATAATGTCCACGATAGCGAAGTGTTTGAGACATTAATCGAACAAATTTCTGGTCCGATTGAGCAAGTCTCAGCGGATGGGGCGTATGACCAACGGCATTGCTATGATGCGATTGCCGAACGTG
Above is a window of Romeriopsis navalis LEGE 11480 DNA encoding:
- a CDS encoding IS5 family transposase, whose product is MSYRIRNWSEYNVGLTQRGSLTFWLDASVISSWVLPCLSGRRGASQRYSDIAIATFVTVKSVYGLAGRQTAGFLASLLGLMGLSLPVPDHSTVSRRQAQLEVALPVVSKQGSVHVVVDSTGIKVYGEGEWKTRQHGISKRRTWRKLHLSVDEATGEILSAVVSTNNVHDSEVFETLIEQISGPIEQVSADGAYDQRHCYDAIAEREAKAGIPPQKHAKIWQHGNCKAPPHLRDENLRQIRRRGRKAWKRDANYHRRSLAETTMSRLKAIFGGKVRSRTFDNQAAELLLQCAALNRMIQTAKPDTFWVDD